The proteins below are encoded in one region of candidate division WOR-3 bacterium:
- a CDS encoding tetratricopeptide repeat protein: protein MSILLLLIWGVLTPQQTRELAQEYNRIQTLIEARNYQDAIKGLNRLVREFGASEFGDELNFALGECYFNQGEYPRALKLFQSLLEKPRYSYIKPEAMYGASLCYIMMGNYRQAQVLLEKLAKEPGYNADPRTNFALGVLYYFQRSYEQARANLDGLEMPEAKFYLGKCYAQLGNPMRALVKFKEVTDAVPNTPLALMAHFNAGLALFINRDYDGARAKFQFFLDQFSFSPLADFAHYFLGCALIAQKQYAAAIDHLMPLTRSSNNFLAAHANYFIGYAQLALGNAQEAVERFQRVRSNYPRTMVSSYAHLQLAAAMLATADTAQTLLATSQLSRMFTTGALSGVGNYLSGVIYYQLGDYRSAAEQFENILVNYSGTALREPAAAMLLMALNSSGRFDNCVALGTKYLADYPDEKSDWRPRILYSLAEGFYYTQKYSEADDYYQRAFNHPAGAEIAPYARLGRCYALYHLGRLNEALSGFKGLLNARLSDTLFTVSAYLGYGYCLFNQGEYLKALDVFEALTNTFPDDSLAAVPGYFYAGYCYYQLKYYGQAVDAWTTLMNRFPLNNLKVAEAAFRTGDTYFKALEYDKALAAFGFVIEKYPFSQFAPASQALIAQCYYNRRQYLDAIREYQKFLDLYPSDAQVPGVRKSLEMSYYLAGQEDSTVMRQFLERFPQSEMAAEGQYAKGKELFDAGRFDEAIVELQKTVVNFPGSGVAGDAQLLTAESYAQLKQWPEAAQAYQKFLDYFPEHEQRSGAFFNMGIAYFNAGEYKRALQAFQTVVDSFSESEYVESAKKNIEICNKRLGAGQYDTPAEEGESGASPPSPEDVNPSTGGEKKP from the coding sequence ATGTCGATACTGTTACTGCTTATCTGGGGAGTTTTAACACCGCAGCAGACTCGGGAGTTAGCCCAAGAATACAATCGGATTCAGACATTGATTGAAGCTCGCAACTATCAAGATGCTATTAAAGGACTGAACCGCCTGGTGCGGGAGTTTGGGGCAAGTGAGTTTGGCGATGAACTTAATTTTGCGCTGGGAGAGTGTTATTTCAATCAGGGGGAATACCCACGGGCATTGAAGTTGTTTCAGAGTTTGCTGGAAAAGCCCCGTTACTCGTATATCAAGCCGGAAGCGATGTATGGTGCGAGTTTATGCTACATTATGATGGGCAACTATCGACAGGCGCAGGTGCTATTAGAAAAGCTGGCAAAGGAACCGGGGTACAATGCCGACCCCCGAACCAATTTTGCCCTGGGGGTACTCTATTATTTTCAGCGCTCTTATGAACAGGCAAGGGCTAACCTTGATGGGCTCGAGATGCCCGAAGCAAAGTTTTATCTTGGGAAATGTTATGCTCAACTGGGAAACCCAATGCGGGCGCTGGTTAAATTCAAAGAGGTGACCGATGCGGTGCCTAACACACCTCTGGCGTTGATGGCACATTTCAACGCTGGATTGGCGTTGTTTATCAATCGGGATTACGATGGTGCCCGAGCAAAGTTTCAATTTTTCCTTGACCAGTTTTCTTTTTCACCTTTAGCCGATTTTGCTCATTATTTTTTAGGGTGTGCCTTGATTGCTCAGAAACAGTACGCCGCGGCAATTGACCACCTTATGCCCCTGACCCGTTCCAGCAACAATTTCCTTGCGGCTCATGCCAACTACTTTATTGGCTATGCTCAATTGGCGCTGGGTAACGCTCAGGAGGCGGTTGAACGCTTCCAGCGGGTACGGTCCAACTACCCACGGACGATGGTTTCCAGTTATGCCCATCTGCAACTGGCAGCGGCGATGCTGGCAACGGCTGATACCGCACAAACACTTCTCGCAACCAGTCAGTTGAGCCGGATGTTTACAACAGGCGCGCTCTCGGGCGTAGGGAACTATCTATCGGGTGTGATTTATTATCAACTGGGAGATTATCGCAGTGCCGCTGAACAGTTTGAAAATATCCTTGTTAACTATTCCGGGACCGCATTACGCGAGCCCGCAGCCGCGATGCTGCTGATGGCACTCAATTCGAGCGGCCGATTTGACAACTGCGTTGCTTTGGGAACGAAGTATCTTGCCGATTATCCGGATGAAAAATCGGATTGGCGGCCGCGGATTTTGTACTCACTTGCGGAGGGTTTCTACTATACCCAGAAGTACAGCGAGGCGGATGACTACTACCAGCGGGCGTTCAACCATCCGGCTGGTGCCGAAATTGCCCCTTATGCCCGACTGGGACGCTGTTACGCCCTTTATCACCTGGGTCGGCTGAATGAGGCACTTTCCGGTTTTAAGGGATTGTTAAACGCCCGGTTGAGTGACACTTTATTCACGGTTAGCGCCTATCTGGGTTACGGTTACTGTCTATTTAATCAGGGCGAGTATTTGAAGGCGTTAGATGTTTTTGAGGCTTTGACCAATACATTTCCGGATGATTCACTGGCCGCGGTGCCGGGCTATTTTTACGCTGGTTACTGCTATTATCAGTTGAAGTATTACGGTCAGGCGGTTGATGCCTGGACGACCTTGATGAATCGGTTTCCCCTGAACAATCTCAAGGTTGCTGAAGCTGCCTTTCGAACCGGGGATACCTATTTCAAGGCGCTGGAGTACGACAAGGCGCTTGCCGCTTTTGGTTTTGTAATCGAGAAGTATCCGTTTTCGCAATTCGCGCCCGCTTCACAGGCACTAATCGCTCAATGCTATTACAATCGGCGGCAGTATCTCGATGCAATTCGGGAGTACCAGAAGTTTCTCGACCTGTACCCTTCCGATGCCCAGGTGCCTGGTGTTCGCAAAAGTTTGGAGATGAGTTATTATCTTGCCGGTCAGGAAGATTCAACTGTGATGCGGCAGTTTCTGGAACGTTTTCCGCAATCTGAAATGGCAGCCGAGGGTCAGTACGCTAAAGGAAAAGAGTTGTTTGATGCCGGTCGATTTGATGAGGCGATTGTTGAGTTGCAGAAAACGGTGGTTAATTTCCCTGGTTCTGGGGTTGCCGGTGATGCCCAGTTGTTGACCGCGGAAAGTTATGCGCAGTTGAAACAGTGGCCGGAAGCGGCTCAGGCATATCAAAAATTTCTCGATTATTTTCCGGAACATGAGCAGCGCAGCGGCGCGTTTTTCAATATGGGCATCGCCTATTTTAATGCCGGAGAGTACAAACGAGCGCTTCAGGCATTTCAGACCGTTGTTGACTCGTTTAGCGAGTCGGAATATGTGGAAAGTGCGAAAAAGAATATTGAAATTTGCAACAAACGGCTGGGCGCCGGTCAGTACGACACACCAGCCGAGGAAGGCGAATCGGGTGCATCGCCCCCGTCGCCAGAAGATGTCAATCCATCAACAGGAGGGGAGAAAAAACCATGA
- a CDS encoding MotA/TolQ/ExbB proton channel family protein, whose protein sequence is MGQSIVQIFKSSLVMVILLITSIAALALILERFWYFTRNRFNPAKGLAELRRILAQNGLPQALDWSKRQNNPLGRLFVVALENHTLSGEELSDLLYSLILEERIRYERLLGGMGTLANAATLLGLLGTVTGLIGAFGNIALTGSGGPAVVSKGIAEALFTTAFGLFIGIPVLFFYNYFSKKSSDLTMALESVAERLVVMLGRYKQPQRVERPVETKPVPSPSVVQPEVSEDTTWKF, encoded by the coding sequence ATGGGTCAGAGTATAGTTCAGATTTTCAAGAGCAGTTTGGTAATGGTGATTCTGCTTATTACATCAATCGCGGCGCTGGCACTGATTCTTGAGCGGTTCTGGTATTTTACACGCAATAGGTTTAATCCGGCAAAAGGGCTTGCGGAGTTGCGACGCATTCTGGCGCAAAATGGACTGCCTCAAGCGCTTGATTGGAGTAAAAGACAGAACAATCCCTTGGGACGGCTGTTTGTGGTGGCGTTAGAAAATCATACATTGAGCGGGGAGGAGCTATCGGATTTGCTCTACAGTTTGATCCTTGAAGAGCGGATTCGTTATGAGAGGTTATTAGGTGGTATGGGAACGCTGGCGAATGCGGCAACACTGCTTGGGCTTTTGGGCACAGTTACCGGGCTAATTGGAGCCTTTGGTAATATCGCTCTTACCGGTTCAGGTGGACCAGCGGTCGTATCCAAAGGGATTGCCGAGGCTTTGTTTACCACCGCCTTTGGACTTTTCATCGGGATTCCGGTTCTGTTCTTTTACAACTACTTTTCCAAAAAGTCTTCGGACCTGACAATGGCGCTGGAAAGTGTTGCTGAACGGCTGGTAGTGATGCTGGGTCGATACAAACAACCGCAGCGAGTCGAGCGGCCTGTGGAAACTAAACCGGTGCCATCTCCTTCGGTGGTACAGCCTGAGGTTAGCGAGGATACAACCTGGAAGTTCTAA
- a CDS encoding biopolymer transporter ExbD yields MKKEAPNIDILPMACVGLILVLVMMMVAPMVLTHNATPVDVPQTHTAERKTENDVTITYTADGRLYFNDEPVADFDELYSRISNEITRDPYVLVVVRADKECLHSSVLDILACARRAGASRIACATKKIAQGG; encoded by the coding sequence ATGAAAAAGGAAGCACCTAACATTGATATTCTGCCGATGGCTTGTGTCGGGTTAATTCTTGTTCTGGTTATGATGATGGTAGCACCCATGGTTCTGACCCACAATGCTACACCGGTGGATGTGCCGCAAACTCATACCGCAGAACGAAAAACAGAAAACGATGTTACTATTACCTATACCGCGGATGGGCGTCTTTATTTCAACGATGAACCGGTTGCTGACTTTGATGAGTTGTATAGCCGGATTTCGAACGAGATAACCCGTGACCCTTATGTTCTCGTGGTGGTGCGAGCGGATAAAGAGTGTCTCCATTCATCGGTTCTTGACATTCTCGCCTGCGCCCGTCGGGCCGGTGCCTCGCGCATCGCCTGTGCAACTAAAAAAATAGCCCAAGGGGGATAA